The Triticum aestivum cultivar Chinese Spring chromosome 4B, IWGSC CS RefSeq v2.1, whole genome shotgun sequence sequence AGCCGCAccgcgtccgcgccgccgccgccgccggcaaggCGCCACAGCAGGTTCCGGCAGCCGCGGCCGTGGGCCGACAGGCTCCGCCTCTGCCGGGACATCTAGGCTAGGACCGTCGACCGGGGGCCGCCGCGCGCTTGCTTGCGGCTTACTGCTTGGTCTTGATGTCCTGGTTAATTAGCTTCTTGATCTGTATTGACCTTCCCTTCCATGGCTCTCGATCTTTTTCCTCTGCTACTGCCACTGTATGTATGCTGCTGCTTGGGGCTCTGAGGTGTACTCCATTCCTCCCCGTGTATCCGGTCGATCTGCATGTAGATGGGTGATACCTCTGGGGTATGTGAATGAACAGAGCTGTTTCGTTCGAATACATCTTACACGACTCCTTTCTTCTTTGCTTGCGAACTTTGATCTGCTACAAATATTTAGCATGCGAACGTAAACTTCAGTTAAACCTTTGTGTTCTGCAGCCTGTTTGTTCATGCTTCAGATAGACACACCAGCCTGTTCGTTCAGGCTTCAGATGGTCAAAACGTACAACCAGCAGGGTGCCCTCGAGTTCAGAGAACTCATCAGGTTTGATGCTCCTAGAGCACTAGAATATCCTAGACCCAGTTGTTGGTTGGAAAGTTATTTCTGCCGACCTGCCAATTAATTAGTAGCACCAAGATTTGACGTCTCAGTCCTGACCCGTCCGTCTCAATACGAGCTCGATGCGCCGTGCTGTGGTTTTCATTGCCCATCAAAGCATCCGGTGATCCgatcaccacaccacacacagacACTGTACCGGACGCAAAACAACCGATAATAATTGCCTCTCTTTTCTCCCCAACCAATATCTATCTTGACAATCTCCCTTGAACCGCACTTCAGCTAACCTAGTAAGATGACTGCAACGGCTGTCGACCAAGCAATATGAGTTAGCGTCTTTAAGCAGCAGTAGCTTAAGCCGTAAGTATTCCTCTagaaaaatggaaaaggaaaaggCGGGGCTTTCGGTCGACCGCTGGACTGACTTTTGAGGCGCCTTTGGCGTAGACAAAGTAGGGTGAGGAGGCCATTCCTGCTTCTCTTGATGCTGAACCACCCTATCCGACCAGTGTGGCTTCTGTCGGTGCCGCGATTCTACGCGGACGCCGCTGCCACACGAGTTTCTGTCAGCTTGGGATAATGGAGTACTGTATTCTGTAAGATTATTCGTCCGTGCGCACGGCGCGCCTTCGAACTAAATCTGCGCTCATATCAGCTGTCTTTTAATTAGGCTTTCGGCCTTGTCGTGTGCTACTAGGATTGTTCAtggttctttctgaaagaaaagccAGAAAAGCAGTAGATAATGGTTGGTGTGTACATTATTCAGAGAGAGGAGTATATGGTGAAGAGAAAGTGCTCAACGGGCAACCTAACCTGCCTCCTGCTGGAGACTAGCACGGCGCGGGATTTGCCAGTAGCTCGTCAATATCATCTCAAATATATAGCTTTATCGTGATATTTTGTTTAGAACTAGTGGCCTCGCGAGAAAGAAAATGGAAATTTGGTGCAACTTGACACGTTTCCCCCCGGTAACCAATGGAAGCTATGACTATGGAAATAAACCTTTAGCAAAGAAAAATAGACACGATGGGGCTGCTTCATTTGTTTTCGAGGTTATTCTTGGTTGGAGAGAGCACTACTGCTGACTGTTGGTGGCTGCTGCCGCAAAACAACAAAATCCATTCCGTGTATGCCTTTGAACTTGACAAGTCTTTTGTTCTCTAGTATAAGGAATTTTTATTTATATATCATATTACcttgttcttttctcttttttttcccgGGAACCTTGTTTTTTTTCTCGAGTTATTAAGTAGCAGAGTTTGTTAATACGGAAGCTTAGATATGTTGCTACACTATGCGGTCATGATAGTGTACCTTTTGTTTTATTGCGTGTCCTCTTCTTTTTAGATTTCCAGGTGGAGGCACGAGCGGATCATTTCACTGGGGAGAAGAGTGAGTGACCAATTGCCATACAGATCAGACATACTAGTTGATAGAAACACGCTGAAGGACACATGAATATCAACTCACTCTATATTTCTGAATCCACATACCAAAAGATTTGCGACCGCTAAAAGGACCATCTAGCCTGTCCATCGGACCGAATATTCCACACTTAAACTCGGAAGTCACGGTGAAATACGTTAAAACCGTTGTCTTTGACTTGTCCATTCAGATGTGGACCTCTTTCGTGCGTTTAATACTCTCCCACGTACGCAAACAACTCGAACTTTCCCATCAGCATAGGCTGCATATTAAttcgaaaaagaagaagaagcaattgtAGGCTGCATAGCGCCATACTCTAGCCACAGAACCGAGCCACTATGGCCGCCCGGGGTCGACAGAGACGCGACAACGGTCAGATACGTTGCTATGTGACCGATATTTATACTCGTGTGTCGGCAGCTTATTCCGATGGAAAGCTGCAAAAGGCCAAAACTGATACGACACTGATCATGGTTCAGCTCTCAACTCTCTGAAAGTCTGAGCGTGTATTAAGTTGCGGTTTTGCACAATACATACCCATTGTATATTGGACTCGCACCGGGAAAGAAAAATCTCAGCTAGCACGCGGTCATGGTTCAGCTCTCTCTAACCCTCTGCTAGCGGCACAGCTCCAAGCTATCAAAGCCATCACTAATCATCACTGACCGGTATTGTCAATATGACCAATCGGCGATGACTTTCCTCTGAGACCCTCTTGATAGACATCACTGACCAGCCAATTCATCTGTGATGCCACTCTGACAGGTTGAAGATGAGTCAGCGATGAATGGTTTTGTCCGGTCAATGTCGACTAGTTTTGTAGTGGTGGATGCGATGGGCAAACTAACGTTGGGTTTATATAGGCGACAGAATAGAGTTTGCGAGGCAACGATCAAGTTTCAGCATTATGGCCACTCAACCACGTTTAATGCGCATGCGCGCGCACACAGAGGGAGGGATTTTGGGCATCTTTGGGAGGCTTCTAGAGCTCTTCACCGTGAAAGGGGAGTGGCGGTAACGATCAGCACGCGTGGAATGATGCTCGGTGCAGCCGTACCGTGGAAATAGGAGGCCCTGTGCAAATCAAAATTAGGCCATATGTTCGAAAGAAAAACAATCAATTTTTTTATGAGAACCACTGCAATTTTTCACAGGTAATTGGACTAGTTGAAAGCACCAGCTCAAAAGACCCGACGATAGCATGTAATGCGTTGATGGATCATGATTGGAGATAGATACCAAGGATGGCTTGATGTAAAATATTTTCAACAATTATTTACTGTAGCATTATTGAATTAGTTACACCATTGGTTAACATTAACAAACAATTTGGGGCCCTCCGATGTTGGGGGCCCTTTTCAGTCGCTCCTGTTGCACATGCAAATGTACGGCCCTGTTCAAGATGAACTTGACATATGGACTCCACCTATCAGTGGTTGAGATGGCGGAACCACGGGCGGCTCAACATAAGGCTGAGTAGCGCTCGAGCAATTCTGGTCCGTGGGGGGAGAGGGGATGGGCCAAGTTCAGCCCAATGGCTTATATATTTCTAATGTTTTTTTAAAATTTATAGGAAATTGATTAGAACCTGTAGAATTACCAAATTTATTCACTAAATTGCAAGAAAAATCCAATAAATAGAAATACTTGTTTTGTGTACGAGAGTAATAGTTTCCACccaaatataatttttgaaattCATTTTATATACAAAAACATGCATATAGGCCTTTAATAAATCCCTAATATTAATAACTAGGGTTTATTAATTTATATTTTGGTTTTGAACATCCTATAAGAGTCATGCGTGTGGAATTTATAAACTTGTGAATTGGATCAAGTTGAAAATTTTGGAATGGCCCCAAAATCCAAATTTAAACCCATTCCCACCTTAACCGGCGCTCGTCAAGGGTTAAATGACATTCTTCTCCAACTTCAGATACCATTTCCTAGCGCTAGCTTCAGACGGTCCCAAAAGGATGTTGGGAACAAATGGAATCACACTGAACGGAGTGCTCTGCTGAGGTTGAAGCGCTTGTTTCATCCATAGAAATAGGCAAAACACTTAGAATGAGAACAATTGGATGATACTCTCCCGACTCATCCCCTTAGAAGTACCAAGGTTCACTACCTCATTTCACGTACTAGCGGGAGGCTTGTCGATGATAAGGATAACTAGTGAGAGAAGGGCATGTCCAATGGTACATTCAGACTGAGTTACCCAAAACAGTGTCTACGAACCCTCAGATCTCGCGCCTCGTTGCGCCCAAGTAGGTACTCGGAGGGGATAACGATGGGTGCACTTAGTACGGGATGTAGCTATTATTGGAGATCATTCCCGTAAGGGAAGGACTGCCCGATCATATCATATCCCTCAAAGGTAGCTATCAAACTACCGACATCCGTCTACAAATATAAGAGACAAACATACCTTAGTCAAAGATTGTTGGACTTCCAAGGCAATTGACTCGTAAGCTAGCTCTTTGTTGATTAGATCTACACCATTGTAACCCTATCATTGTTTTTAATTAATAACGTCAGTGGGCTAGACGTAAGGTGTTTACCCATCTGGGAGCGAGAACCTGGGTAAACTCACCGTGTCACCTCCATGTCAATGGTGCATTAATTGCCGACACGATACGATCGGGTGATCTCGATGTTACAAGGGAATGTATCTCCCATAATATCCAAATCCCTGACCGAGCATACACATATCCCTTCCGAGTGTCTGTTCAGGCACAACGGGGTGCAGAGCCTTAGACACTCTTAAGGTGAAACAGTGAATAAAAAAACTGACAAATAAATCTATGAGTATTATAATTGGACATCCAAACTACATGTTTACTAGGTTTGGACAATATGAAAATATGAATCATCTATAATGACTAACAATTTGGCTGATAATAATTATAGTGATTCATTCTCCAATTTCAATAAACTTTTATTAGGTCAATACGCATCGCCCTACAATGGAAAACTAAAAAAACTACCATACTTTCTTacaatgttttattcatgtattgcaTTACATAGGTCCTCAGATCCACCTCACTACGATTCCCCTCCAGGCCCTCCATAATAGAATTTCGCTCTTCCTATAGGTGAGGCAGAGTAGAGCTTGTCATCCGTGACTTTAGTGGGCGCATCATTGTCGATTGGGGTGCTTATACCGTCCTTGTGGATGAGCCAAATATCATGGATAAATGCAGCTTTATTCGAGTTAGAGGCAAAGGCTCCGCTTCCCATTGGAGGAGGTATAGTAGTTTTAGTACTTAGAGCGTGGCCTCCAATCTTGATTTGTGTTGCTTTCACTGATAAGCTATCAAACAGTGATGCTGGGAAGTAACCTACCGGAATTGGGTTTTTGTCAATGCCACAAGATAACCACCAGTCCCCGCTTGAACTTTCCTGCCATTTCATTCATGCAAATGGATAGGTTAATTGTTATATTACAACTGGACCAAAAACCACTTCCACATATTTAACGAGTCAAAGTTTAGCACCTGTACCTTGTACACTTTAATGGTAATAGTATGCCGTTTCCCATTGATACCAGACACCGGGGTTATGATGTCACCGGGAGATATGGGGGATCCCTTCACCAGTCGAAAACCAGGATAGTTGAGGTTGACACACCCTGTACTCCGATGACTATCTTTCTGCAGTTCAATTCATGTCGTCTAAATGTCATGCCATAATTTTTACTATCCCATTTGTTCATTTTATAAATTATATTTATTTTACAGTATGGGCAAAAAATTATATAATTCTATCTTGCTACCTCCATCTTCAGTTTTTCCGTTATTATTTCCTTATCTCTGTCAAGCATTTACACAAGACTAACCACTAATTATTTTCCTTGTTAAAAAGACCTAGAGAAGTAGTTTAGCCAATCCTCTCGTGGACTTTCTTAATGATATAGTTTCTTAAAATCGGGTATCTCTTAGAAATatacatcttagaaaaaataaaggagATAATTTTTTTGAGGGCTATATTAACGGAAGAAACTTACTGTCCAAACTGTGAAGAAGTGAGTATGTGAGTCCTTAAACCGAGATGGCCAAACCTACATAATTATTAGCAACTATAAGTATATTTTCAGAAATACTAAAGTACAACAAATTAGTACCAATGTAAATAAAGGAAATCTAGAGGCTCAAAAGATGACTTACCACCCAACCAACGACAATTGAATTGAGATTTTTGTCAAAATCTCCTTTCAAGTTTTGTATCCAAATTGCACCCGCTGACATTTGTCCATGATTAAGATTGAGTCCATACACATCCATCAAAGCAGATACTCCAtagtatcctttgtcattatcCTCGGTCCAATGTGCAGCAAACTTCAAAACAAGTAAAGTCAAAGATGGTAGAGATACATACATTTCCAAAATATTGCAAACATATTTcaaaacaagtactccctccgtccggaaatactcgtcggagaaatgcataaaaatggatgtatctaaaactaaaatacgtctagatacatccattcctccgacaagtatttcggggcggagggagtacaaaagttaAAAATTAACTAAAAGCTCTTTTGAGTAAAGAGGTGAAAACAATATAACTCACATAATATTTAATGTCACCATCATTTTTAGATGGTAAAGCTTGTACATATTGCATCTGAGTTGGCATCGGTGTAATATGTGTTGAATTAAAATCGTGATCCACATATTGTAAACTTGTTGTGTTCTCATCCATGCGGATGAGCTCTGATGACAGATCAATATTTTCCTTCAAGACAGAGAAAAATGATGTaagcatgtgatacgtctccaacgtatctataatttaggaagtactcatgccaatattttatcattcttggatgtttttcaatcattttatagcaactttatatcatttttttgggactaacctattgacccagtgcccagtgccaattgctattttttccttgttttttacatcgcagaaaatcaatatcaaacggagtccaaacaccgcgaaactccacggagattttttatggaccagaagacacccattgggccagagcagcacctggggggggggggggtgccccgaggggggcacaacccaccagggcgcgccagggccccctagcgcgtccaggtgggttgtgcccacctcggtggcctcccgcaccccctctttgcactataaattcctaaatattttgaaacccttcggggttaacctagatcagaagtttcgccaccGCAgggctttgtagccaccgaaaaccaatcttgaccctgttccggcaccctgccggaggggggaatcatcttcggtggccatcttcatcatcccgacggccaccatgatgaggagggagtagtacaccctcggggctgagggtttgtaccagtagctatgtgtttaatctctctctctctctctctcatgatctatatcatgggctttgttaatatagatggatcatatgatgtttctaccctctatactcttgttgtgatgaatttaatctttaccctttgaagttttgtcttgtcggattgaatattcagatatgagaacacatgatatatgtcttgcggtatgaatacttgaggtgacaatggggtatcatattgattcacttgatgtatgttatgccaacttgcggattcccgatgtgacgttggggtaatctatgcataggggttgatgcacgtttttattatgttttctccgatagaaactttgggggtctctttgtagttctttgtgtggaactttggattgagtattatgaatatgaatttgctttggtgttattttagtacgaactcttgattagattgatcggaaagaatatcttgcgttattttagtatgaactctaggatagatcaaacggaaagaaatagctttgaggtggttccgtaccctacaaacaattcctatcttttgttctccgctaataggaactcggaagTGATTCTATATTGCACTTTGatggataatcatatgatccaactatgttagcattgttgagagattgcactagcgaaagtaccgaccctaggcctcatttttaagcattgcaatactgtttttgtgcccatttactatttgctaccttgctgtttttatttattcagattataaaaatatatttctaccatccatattacacttttatcaccatctctttgccgaactagtgcacctatacaatttaccattgtattgggtgtgttggggacacaagagatttcttgtatttggttgcagggtcgtttgagagagactatcttcatcctacgcctcccacggattgataaacctttggtcatccacttgagagaaaattgctactgtcctacaaaactctgcgcttggaggcccaacacgtgtctacaagaataaagttgcatagtagacagcaagatcttttctggccccgttaccggggaggtgagtgcttgaaggtatatctttagatcttgcaattgaatcttttagtttcttgttttatcactagtttggtttataaaagaaaactacataaaaatggaatttaggttgcatcatactATTGATCATCTTTATGATATCttccttgaaaatgatggatcagaaaattgtgctcaattgttagaagaagaagtcaataaaatgcttggcacaaaatatttaaatgatgagcatgattgcaatgttgttagtgtgaattctttgaatatccaaaatgctaatgatgattgcacaaatcatgacaaaaatgtttcttataagcatgtcactttttgtggagtgaattgggagtgcaattgcacaccaaaaagggaagatatattttgtaagaagcataaatatttagaaacgaaaaagttgcaagagaggctagatgattgtgctgaaaggtgtaattttttcgccatccttatgaactttgcaatgaacgtggtcatttaaatctccaatgcaatttatttcatgatcaaatcgtatccaaaaattgtgataacttgattacccttgagcatcataaagagcttagtattctcttggggtatgaaaaatgaaaggtataactaagggtattccaaaatataatctcaagagatttcttgattttgatctagaggaaatatATATGTTTtatgcggtaaattgcattgagaatccttatattgccaactatttagagacaagaaaataaaataaaatatgaagagagtactaatgaaagggaaaatatttcccaataccctcctagtgtttattatgatgaatcaggtaaggaGGAGGAACTTcttatccaatcaatctcttcaacaaggagCTCGAAAAAATTAATTGAACCCACacgtgatgtggtgaagaagaagaaaagaagaaataatagaggtaaaaaggtatatctctcaaataatgttgctcctattattgttgtgccccatgaaaatgaatcaaaaattattgtggaagatgatgaacttgatgatgatattgcttctatgtcttatggcacaatgtccgagagcactattgatgatgattttgctatgcctattgcttgttgagatgattatgattgggaagataatgatactcctTATAATCTTGGAGATATTTTTGGCACTTAGAATATGATagtaatgtttgctatactattggtgccgttcatgctattgataagaatgattgtgatgatatgcaaaaccacaagcttggggatgctatgtttagtgagtatgaaatgtttgaagatttatttgctggaaacaatgcttgtcctaagcttggggatttttTGCTTAATGAATATAATcttttgattccttctactttcgataagaaaatttattatgatgatagcatgcctcctatttatgatgattacattgatgaaagtgggtttggaagagtgtcaactctaggtagtagtgatcccgctattttggagggtgttgaatcttatttcaatattgatgaaagtggatttggagaggtcatgactttctttagtgatacatccactattttggaagaggtttcaattgactatgacaatgaagttgctatctatgattattattatgatgacatgtatgccataaagagtgataagtattctatgcttgtgcatcatgaaaagaggttatattgttgaatccattcataaTGTCTctggaaattattatgaggaaggaacttatgctcttacatatctcaataatatcaagtttcttctctatgtgctgattgttttgaagttgcacttgttttgccttcctatgctagtttattattgttcccataagttgtttgctcacaaaatccctatgcataggaagtgggttagacctaaatatgctagtcatatgcttcatgatgctctcttcatgttccaattcttatcttttatgcgagcatcattgaacccatcatgcctagctaaaaggcattaaagaaaagcacttgttgggagacaacccaacacttttacctactgtttttgtgtgttcatatgattaagctatgataacccacaagtataggggaccgcaacagttttcaagggtagagtattcaacccaaatttatagatttgacacaaggggagccaaagaatatttgaaggtattagcagctgagttatcaattcaaccacacctggagattaattatctgcagcaagtaatcagtagcaaagtagtttgatagttttgataatagtgacagcaataatggtaacggtaacagtgatagcagtaatttgtagcaagtgtaacagtgatgatagcaatagtaatacagcaagatcaatataaataaattcataggcattggatcggtgacttgttggatgatattcatcatgtaacaattataacctagggcgatacaacactagctccagttcatcgatataatgtaggcatgtattccgtaaatagtcatacgtgctttattaaaagaacttgcatgacatctttagtcctaccctcccgtggcagcggggtccatattggaaactaagggatattaaggcctccttttaatagagaaccggaacaaagcattaacacatagtgaatacatgaactcctcaaactacggtcatcaccgggagtgggcccggttgttgtcactccgtggttgccggatcataacacgtagtaggtgactataacttgcaagattggacctaaaacatggatataatgatgaattcataaacggttcagatatgagttcgtggcacccgggcccaaagtgacaagcattaagcatagaaaagtcatagcaacatcaatctaagaacatagtggatactagggattaggccctaacaaaactaactcgattacatgatgaatctcatccaactcctcaccgaccagcgagcctacgaaggaattactcactccctgtggggagcatcatggaattggcgatggagattggttcgtgatgacgaagaacgaagttctccctctccggagccccaaacggactccatatctaccctcccgaggaagaacagggcttggtggcagctctgtctcatgaaatgcgataattctttctccctgattttttctagaaatatgtgattttacaGTATTAGGGGGGTCgtcagtggggccaccaggtgggtacgaCCCACTTGGGCGCTATAGGAGAGGGGGGCACGTCCTAGTGGGGTGTGCCCACCCAGGGACCCCTCTCCGATGGTTcttgactccaaaaattcttattattgatataaaaatcctcaaaaagtttcattccattcagagaacttttatttctgcacaaaaacaacaccatggtagttctgctgaaaacaacgtcagtccggggttagtttcattcaaaccatgcaaattagagtccaaaataagaggaatagcgtgagaaaaagtagatacgttggagacgtatcaactcccccaagcttaaacccaatccagttgataaactgaaagtgggaaagaaaaacttttatgaactcttttgctcttgtttgcataaataagctcagctagcattataactaaccacgtcaacaataacatttgaagattataatgattcatatcaacgacataatcagctagcgagcaataataagatatctcaaacagcaacacgttgtcaaaacaaccatgttataatatgacaatagtggtatctcgctagccctttctgagaccgcaaaacataaatgcagagcacctccaaagttcaagcagcgactaaacattgtaattcatggtagagaagaaccagtcatgatgcacccaacattagctatacacaatgcataaatcatgacagctatgCTCTACTCAGTTTTTGGCGCTTGTTTATAGAAGGTGataacacaacataaaagtaaatagaaagtcccttcgtagagggaagcagcgATTTGAAGAGGtgcagagctcaatttttaaaacagagataaatgatattttgaggcatgcacccttctcattcacttcacgaccatcagttatcaacatcttccatgccaaacacgctagtggcggtccccaagcggaaagtaaatgttttgactccattgggagtttttgtttgattattcaagatgaactctttttcatgtttgcaattTGGGATGGGGCATCCTTAataccgcccatttcctcgtgcgatgtcaagtgaataaacattcgacctgaggataacatgcttagcacggaagatatcgaacACCTCCCATCGTTCcacgaacgatccaggcacacaaaaaggataatttttagaagtttttagaggtggcacatgcaaatttacttaggacggcagggtaataccgtatatatgtaggtatggtggactcatctggaataactttgggttcaaggtttttgatgtacaagcagaattcccacttagtacaggaaaaggctagcaattaagattgggaAGCAGCTAGCTAGGGAGCAACATcgatcataaccaggcattatgcataagtaacattggacactagcatgagtaggatatgaacaccatgaacataaatattatagaggctatgttggttttgattcaactacatgcgtgaacatgtaccaagtcaagccactcgaacattcagaggaggataccatatcatcatactacatcacaatcattttaacactatgtcgatatccaagataaatcattatcaactcccagctacttatgcatggcatgagaaactataatctctaattgtcattgcaaacatgtttaatcataatgggttgaagcatgggcactaggttaaacatatttacacaacaagaacaagtcgagttcataccagtttctctttgccatgaccagctcatcgaatatcgtcattattgcctttcacttgcacgaccaaatgatatgaaaataataatagtgaaaga is a genomic window containing:
- the LOC123090185 gene encoding uncharacterized protein, which encodes MPTQMQYVQALPSKNDGDIKYYFAAHWTEDNDKGYYGVSALMDVYGLNLNHGQMSAGAIWIQNLKGDFDKNLNSIVVGWVVWPSRFKDSHTHFFTVWTKDSHRSTGCVNLNYPGFRLVKGSPISPGDIITPVSGINGKRHTITIKVYKESSSGDWWLSCGIDKNPIPVGYFPASLFDSLSVKATQIKIGGHALSTKTTIPPPMGSGAFASNSNKAAFIHDIWLIHKDGISTPIDNDAPTKVTDDKLYSASPIGRAKFYYGGPGGES